The following are encoded together in the Streptomyces tsukubensis genome:
- the recF gene encoding DNA replication/repair protein RecF (All proteins in this family for which functions are known are DNA-binding proteins that assist the filamentation of RecA onto DNA for the initiation of recombination or recombinational repair.) has translation MHVTHLSLADFRSYARVEVPLDPGVTAFVGPNGQGKTNLVEAVGYLASLGSHRVSSDAPLVRMGAERAIIRAAVTQGERSQLVELELNPGRANRARINRSSQVKPRDVLGIVRTVLFAPEDLALVKGDPGERRRFLDELITARSPRMAGVRSDYDRVLRQRNTLLKSAALARRHGGRTMDLSTLDVWDQHLARVGAELLARRLDLIAALQPLTDKAYEQLAPGGGPVLLEYRPSTGTEGEPAHTREEFHERLMTALAESRKQEIERGVTLVGPHRDELMLKLGDMPAKGYASHGESWSYALALRLASYDLLRAEGNEPVLVLDDVFAELDSRRRTRLAELVAPGEQVLVTAAVDDDVPDVLKGTRYSVSEGAVERL, from the coding sequence ATGCACGTCACGCATCTGTCGCTGGCCGACTTCAGGTCCTACGCCCGGGTAGAGGTTCCGCTCGACCCGGGCGTCACCGCGTTCGTGGGGCCCAACGGCCAGGGCAAGACCAACCTCGTGGAGGCCGTGGGCTATCTCGCCTCACTCGGCAGCCATCGGGTCTCCTCGGACGCGCCCCTCGTCAGGATGGGTGCCGAGCGCGCGATCATCCGGGCGGCCGTCACCCAGGGCGAGCGGTCCCAGCTCGTCGAGCTCGAACTGAACCCGGGACGGGCCAATCGCGCGAGGATCAATAGATCGTCGCAGGTCAAGCCGCGTGACGTACTGGGCATCGTGCGGACTGTGCTGTTCGCGCCCGAGGACCTGGCGCTGGTCAAGGGCGATCCCGGTGAGCGCCGCCGGTTCCTCGACGAGCTGATCACCGCGCGCTCTCCGCGGATGGCAGGCGTCAGATCCGACTACGACCGGGTCCTCAGACAGCGCAACACCCTGCTGAAATCCGCGGCGCTCGCCCGCAGGCACGGCGGCAGGACCATGGACCTGTCGACGCTCGATGTCTGGGACCAGCACCTCGCGCGGGTCGGTGCGGAACTCCTGGCGCGGCGCCTCGACCTGATCGCGGCGCTCCAGCCGCTCACGGACAAGGCGTACGAGCAGCTCGCACCGGGCGGTGGCCCTGTCCTGCTGGAGTACCGGCCTTCGACGGGCACCGAGGGAGAGCCGGCGCACACCCGCGAGGAGTTCCACGAGCGGCTGATGACCGCTCTCGCCGAGTCTCGCAAGCAGGAGATCGAACGCGGGGTGACCCTGGTGGGCCCCCACCGGGACGAGCTGATGCTGAAACTCGGGGACATGCCCGCCAAGGGCTACGCGAGCCACGGTGAGTCCTGGTCGTACGCGCTCGCGCTGCGCCTCGCCTCGTACGACCTGCTGCGGGCCGAGGGCAATGAGCCCGTTCTCGTTCTCGATGACGTCTTCGCTGAGCTGGACAGCCGCCGTAGGACCCGGCTGGCCGAGCTGGTCGCCCCCGGTGAGCAGGTGCTGGTGACGGCCGCTGTGGACGATGACGTGCCCGACGTACTGAAGGGCACGCGGTACAGCGTCTCCGAGGGCGCGGTGGAGCGGCTGTGA
- the dnaN gene encoding DNA polymerase III subunit beta: MKIRVERDVLAEAVAWAARSLPARPPAPVLAGLLLKAEDGALSLSSFDYEVSARVSVEAEVEDDGTVLVSGRLLADICRALPNRPVEISTDGVRATVTCGSSRFTLHTLPVEEYPALPQMPSATGTVPGDVFASAAAQVAIAAGRDDTLPVLTGVRIEIEGDTVTLASTDRYRFAVREFLWKPESDDISAVALVPAKTLLDTSKALTSGDSVTIALSGSGSGEGLIGFEGAGRRTTTRLLEGDLPKYRTLFPTEFNSIAVIETAPFVEAVKRVALVAERNTPVRLSFEQGVLILEAGSSDDAQAVERVDAQLEGDDISIAFNPTFLLDGLSAIDSPVAQLSFTTSTKPALLSGRAAVDAEADDAYKYLIMPVRLSG; the protein is encoded by the coding sequence GTGAAGATCCGGGTGGAACGCGATGTACTCGCGGAGGCAGTGGCCTGGGCGGCGCGCAGCCTCCCTGCGAGGCCGCCTGCCCCCGTCCTCGCTGGCCTTCTGCTGAAGGCCGAGGACGGGGCGCTGAGCCTCTCCAGCTTCGACTACGAGGTGTCGGCGCGTGTCTCCGTGGAGGCCGAGGTGGAGGACGACGGCACGGTCCTCGTCTCCGGTCGGCTGCTCGCGGACATCTGCCGCGCCCTCCCCAACCGTCCGGTGGAGATCTCCACAGACGGTGTACGGGCGACGGTGACCTGTGGATCCTCCCGGTTCACCCTCCACACCCTGCCGGTGGAGGAGTACCCCGCCCTTCCCCAGATGCCGTCCGCGACCGGCACCGTGCCCGGCGACGTCTTCGCCTCCGCCGCCGCCCAGGTCGCCATCGCGGCCGGCCGCGACGACACCCTGCCGGTGCTGACCGGTGTGCGGATCGAGATCGAGGGCGACACCGTCACGCTGGCCTCCACCGACCGCTACCGCTTCGCGGTCCGTGAGTTCCTCTGGAAGCCCGAGTCGGACGACATCTCCGCGGTCGCTCTGGTGCCCGCCAAGACGCTGCTGGACACCTCCAAGGCCCTGACCAGCGGAGACAGCGTGACGATCGCACTCTCCGGCTCCGGCTCCGGCGAAGGCCTCATCGGCTTCGAGGGCGCGGGGCGCAGGACCACGACGCGGCTGCTTGAGGGTGACCTCCCGAAGTACCGCACGCTGTTCCCGACCGAGTTCAACTCGATCGCCGTCATCGAGACCGCCCCGTTCGTCGAGGCGGTCAAGCGCGTGGCACTGGTCGCCGAGCGGAACACCCCGGTCAGGCTCAGCTTCGAGCAGGGCGTGCTGATCCTGGAGGCGGGTTCGAGCGACGACGCACAGGCTGTGGAGAGGGTCGACGCCCAGCTGGAGGGCGACGACATCTCGATCGCCTTCAACCCGACATTCCTGCTGGACGGGCTGAGCGCGATCGACTCCCCGGTGGCGCAGCTCTCCTTCACGACCTCCACGAAGCCCGCTCTGCTCAGCGGCCGGGCAGCGGTGGATGCCGAGGCGGACGACGCGTACAAGTACCTGATCATGCCTGTACGCCTGAGCGGCTGA
- the gnd gene encoding phosphogluconate dehydrogenase (NAD(+)-dependent, decarboxylating), producing the protein MELGLVGLGKMGGNMRERIRRAGHTVIGFDRNPDVSDADSLADLVGKLKGPRVIWVMVPAGAATQSTIDELGELLEPGDVVVDGGNSRWTDDEKHAAELGVKEIGFVDCGVSGGVWGLENGYALMYGGEAKNIEKVQPVFDALKPEGTFGSVHAGKVGAGHFSKMVHNGIEYAMMQAYAEGWELLEAAGSVTDVREIFRSWQEGTVIRSWLLDLAVNALDEDEHLQQLRGIAADSGEGRWTVEAAIDHAVPLPAITASLFARFSSRQDDSPQMKMIAALRNQFGGHAVEKS; encoded by the coding sequence ATGGAGCTCGGTCTCGTCGGCCTCGGCAAGATGGGCGGCAACATGCGCGAGCGCATCCGCCGCGCAGGCCACACCGTCATCGGATTCGACCGCAATCCGGATGTCTCGGACGCGGACAGCCTCGCCGACCTCGTCGGCAAGCTGAAGGGTCCGCGTGTCATCTGGGTGATGGTCCCCGCCGGTGCGGCCACCCAGTCCACCATCGACGAACTCGGCGAGCTGCTTGAGCCCGGCGACGTGGTCGTGGACGGCGGGAACTCGCGCTGGACGGACGATGAGAAGCACGCCGCCGAGCTGGGCGTCAAGGAGATCGGCTTCGTCGACTGCGGAGTCTCCGGCGGTGTCTGGGGCCTGGAGAACGGCTACGCGCTGATGTACGGCGGCGAGGCGAAGAACATCGAGAAGGTGCAGCCGGTCTTCGACGCGCTGAAGCCTGAGGGCACCTTCGGCTCCGTGCACGCGGGCAAGGTCGGCGCCGGCCACTTCTCGAAGATGGTCCACAACGGCATCGAGTACGCCATGATGCAGGCCTACGCCGAGGGCTGGGAGCTGCTGGAGGCCGCGGGCTCGGTCACCGACGTACGGGAGATCTTCCGGTCCTGGCAGGAGGGGACGGTCATCCGTTCCTGGCTGCTCGACCTGGCGGTCAACGCGCTCGACGAGGACGAGCACCTGCAGCAGCTCCGGGGCATCGCCGCGGACTCCGGCGAGGGCAGGTGGACCGTCGAGGCGGCCATCGACCACGCCGTGCCGCTGCCGGCGATCACCGCGTCGCTGTTCGCCCGCTTCTCGTCCAGGCAGGACGACTCCCCGCAGATGAAGATGATCGCGGCGCTGCGGAACCAGTTCGGCGGCCACGCGGTCGAGAAGAGCTAG